From a single Raphanus sativus cultivar WK10039 chromosome 3, ASM80110v3, whole genome shotgun sequence genomic region:
- the LOC108848015 gene encoding protein NSP-INTERACTING KINASE 1 isoform X2, with the protein MMMRRSLVYLLGCLYLLTSVNGLLSSNGVNFEVQALMDIKASLHDPHGVLDSWDGDAVDPCSWTMVTCSSDSFVIGLGTPSQSLSGTLSPSITNLTNLRIVLLQNNNITGKLPSEIGRLTRLETLDISDNFFHGEIPFSLGYLRSLQYMKLNNNSLSGVIPLSLSNMTQLALLDLSYNNLSAPVPRFASKTFSIVGNPLICPTGKEPDCNGTTLIPMSMNLNDTGAPLYTGRSKNHKMAIAVGSSVGILSMIFIAVGLFLWWRQRHNQNTFFDVKDGHYHEEVSLGNLRRFGFRELQIATNNFSSKNLLGKGGYGNVYKGILGDSTVVAVKRLKDGNALGGEIQFQTEVEMISLAVHRNLLRLYGFCITQAEKLLVYPYMSNGSVASRMKAKPVLDWSVRKRIAIGAARGLVYLHEQCDPKIIHRDVKAANILLDDYCEAVVGDFGLAKLLDHEDTHVTTAVRGTVGHIAPEYLSTGQSSEKTDVFGFGILLLELVTGQRALEFGKAANQKGAMLEWVRKIHQEKKLEVLVDKELAKKKSYDEIELEEMVRVALLCTQYLPGHRPKMSEVVRMLEGDGLAERWEASQRSDSGSKCSNRVNELMSSSSDRYSDLTDDSTLLAQAMELSGPR; encoded by the exons ATGATGATGAGAAGATCTTTAGTTTATCTCTTGGGATGTTTATACCTTCTCACCTCTGTAAACGGTTTGCTTTCTTCTAATGGAGTAAACTTTGAAG tgCAAGCTTTGATGGACATAAAAGCATCATTACATGATCCTCATGGTGTTCTTGATAGCTGGGATGGAGATGCTGTTGATCCCTGTAGTTGGACAATGGTCACTTGTTCTTCAGATAGCTTTGTCATTGGCtt GGGTACACCTAGTCAGAGCTTATCTGGTACATTATCTCCAAGCATTACCAACTTAACAAATCTTCGAATAGT gcTGTTGCAGAACAACAACATAACAGGAAAATTACCTTCTGAGATTGGTCGGCTCACAAGGCTTGAGACTCTTGATATCTCTGACAACTTCTTCCACGGTGAAATTCCTTTTTCACTAGGCTATCTACGAAGCTTGCAATACAT GAAGCTTAACAACAACTCTCTCTCTGGAGTAATCCCTCTGTCACTATCCAACATGACTCAGCTTGCCTTACT TGATTTATCATACAACAATCTTAGTGCTCCAGTTCCAAGATTTGCTTCAAAGACCTTTAG CATCGTTGGGAACCCACTGATATGTCCAACGGGTAAGGAACCAGACTGCAATGGAACTACATTGATACCAATGTCTATGAACTTGAATGATACTGGAG cTCCTTTATACACCGGTAGGTCAAAGAATCACAAAATGGCAATAGCCGTAGGATCTAGCGTTGGGATTTTATCAATGATCTTCATTGCTGTTGGGTTGTTTCTCTGGTGGAGACAAAGACATAACCAAAACACATTCTTTGATGTTAAAG ATGGCCATTATCATGAGGAAGTTTCACTTGGAAACTTGAGGAGGTTTGGTTTCAGGGAGCTTCAGATCGCCACGAATAACTTCAGCAGTAAGAACTTATTGGGGAAAGGTGGCTATGGGAACGTTTACAAAGGTATACTTGGAGACAGCACAGTGGTTGCGGTGAAAAGGCTTAAAGATGGCAATGCATTAGGAGGAGAGATTCAGTTTCAGACGGAAGTAGAGATGATCAGTTTAGCTGTCCACAGAAACCTCTTGAGACTCTATGGCTTCTGCATCACGCAAGCTGAGAAGCTTCTGGTTTATCCTTACATGTCTAACGGAAGCGTGGCATCTAGAATGAAAGCTAAACCGGTTCTTGATTGGAGCGTTAGGAAGAGGATAGCTATAGGAGCTGCGAGAGGGCTTGTGTATCTCCATGAGCAGTGTGATCCCAAGATTATCCACCGTGATGTCAAAGCAGCTAATATACTTCTTGATGACTACTGTGAAGCTGTGGTTGGTGATTTCGGTTTGGCTAAACTCTTGGATCACGAGGATACTCATGTCACAACCGCGGTTAGAGGCACGGTGGGTCACATTGCTCCTGAGTATCTCTCAACTGGTCAGTCCTCTGAGAAAACCGATGTTTTCGGGTTTGGGATTCTTCTTCTTGAGCTTGTAACCGGACAGAGAGCTCTTGAGTTTGGTAAAGCGGCTAACCAGAAAGGCGCAATGCTTGAGTGGGTGAGGAAGATACATCAAGAGAAGAAACTTGAGGTGCTTGTGGATAAAGAGCTGGCGAAGAAGAAGAGCTATGATGAGATTGAGTTAGAAGAAATGGTGAGAGTAGCTTTGTTGTGCACACAGTATTTGCCTGGACATAGACCGAAAATGTCTGAAGTTGTTAGAATGCTGGAAGGTGATGGACTTGCAGAGAGATGGGAAGCTTCTCAAAGATCAGACAGTGGTTCAAAATGTAGCAACAGGGTGAATGAGTTGATGTCATCATCTTCAGATAGATACTCTGATCTTACTGATGACTCTACTTTACTTGCGCAAGCAATGGAGCTCTCTGGTCCTAGATGA
- the LOC108848015 gene encoding protein NSP-INTERACTING KINASE 1 isoform X1, which produces MNSCTIVMMMRRSLVYLLGCLYLLTSVNGLLSSNGVNFEVQALMDIKASLHDPHGVLDSWDGDAVDPCSWTMVTCSSDSFVIGLGTPSQSLSGTLSPSITNLTNLRIVLLQNNNITGKLPSEIGRLTRLETLDISDNFFHGEIPFSLGYLRSLQYMKLNNNSLSGVIPLSLSNMTQLALLDLSYNNLSAPVPRFASKTFSIVGNPLICPTGKEPDCNGTTLIPMSMNLNDTGAPLYTGRSKNHKMAIAVGSSVGILSMIFIAVGLFLWWRQRHNQNTFFDVKDGHYHEEVSLGNLRRFGFRELQIATNNFSSKNLLGKGGYGNVYKGILGDSTVVAVKRLKDGNALGGEIQFQTEVEMISLAVHRNLLRLYGFCITQAEKLLVYPYMSNGSVASRMKAKPVLDWSVRKRIAIGAARGLVYLHEQCDPKIIHRDVKAANILLDDYCEAVVGDFGLAKLLDHEDTHVTTAVRGTVGHIAPEYLSTGQSSEKTDVFGFGILLLELVTGQRALEFGKAANQKGAMLEWVRKIHQEKKLEVLVDKELAKKKSYDEIELEEMVRVALLCTQYLPGHRPKMSEVVRMLEGDGLAERWEASQRSDSGSKCSNRVNELMSSSSDRYSDLTDDSTLLAQAMELSGPR; this is translated from the exons ATGAATAGTTGTACTATAGTTATGATGATGAGAAGATCTTTAGTTTATCTCTTGGGATGTTTATACCTTCTCACCTCTGTAAACGGTTTGCTTTCTTCTAATGGAGTAAACTTTGAAG tgCAAGCTTTGATGGACATAAAAGCATCATTACATGATCCTCATGGTGTTCTTGATAGCTGGGATGGAGATGCTGTTGATCCCTGTAGTTGGACAATGGTCACTTGTTCTTCAGATAGCTTTGTCATTGGCtt GGGTACACCTAGTCAGAGCTTATCTGGTACATTATCTCCAAGCATTACCAACTTAACAAATCTTCGAATAGT gcTGTTGCAGAACAACAACATAACAGGAAAATTACCTTCTGAGATTGGTCGGCTCACAAGGCTTGAGACTCTTGATATCTCTGACAACTTCTTCCACGGTGAAATTCCTTTTTCACTAGGCTATCTACGAAGCTTGCAATACAT GAAGCTTAACAACAACTCTCTCTCTGGAGTAATCCCTCTGTCACTATCCAACATGACTCAGCTTGCCTTACT TGATTTATCATACAACAATCTTAGTGCTCCAGTTCCAAGATTTGCTTCAAAGACCTTTAG CATCGTTGGGAACCCACTGATATGTCCAACGGGTAAGGAACCAGACTGCAATGGAACTACATTGATACCAATGTCTATGAACTTGAATGATACTGGAG cTCCTTTATACACCGGTAGGTCAAAGAATCACAAAATGGCAATAGCCGTAGGATCTAGCGTTGGGATTTTATCAATGATCTTCATTGCTGTTGGGTTGTTTCTCTGGTGGAGACAAAGACATAACCAAAACACATTCTTTGATGTTAAAG ATGGCCATTATCATGAGGAAGTTTCACTTGGAAACTTGAGGAGGTTTGGTTTCAGGGAGCTTCAGATCGCCACGAATAACTTCAGCAGTAAGAACTTATTGGGGAAAGGTGGCTATGGGAACGTTTACAAAGGTATACTTGGAGACAGCACAGTGGTTGCGGTGAAAAGGCTTAAAGATGGCAATGCATTAGGAGGAGAGATTCAGTTTCAGACGGAAGTAGAGATGATCAGTTTAGCTGTCCACAGAAACCTCTTGAGACTCTATGGCTTCTGCATCACGCAAGCTGAGAAGCTTCTGGTTTATCCTTACATGTCTAACGGAAGCGTGGCATCTAGAATGAAAGCTAAACCGGTTCTTGATTGGAGCGTTAGGAAGAGGATAGCTATAGGAGCTGCGAGAGGGCTTGTGTATCTCCATGAGCAGTGTGATCCCAAGATTATCCACCGTGATGTCAAAGCAGCTAATATACTTCTTGATGACTACTGTGAAGCTGTGGTTGGTGATTTCGGTTTGGCTAAACTCTTGGATCACGAGGATACTCATGTCACAACCGCGGTTAGAGGCACGGTGGGTCACATTGCTCCTGAGTATCTCTCAACTGGTCAGTCCTCTGAGAAAACCGATGTTTTCGGGTTTGGGATTCTTCTTCTTGAGCTTGTAACCGGACAGAGAGCTCTTGAGTTTGGTAAAGCGGCTAACCAGAAAGGCGCAATGCTTGAGTGGGTGAGGAAGATACATCAAGAGAAGAAACTTGAGGTGCTTGTGGATAAAGAGCTGGCGAAGAAGAAGAGCTATGATGAGATTGAGTTAGAAGAAATGGTGAGAGTAGCTTTGTTGTGCACACAGTATTTGCCTGGACATAGACCGAAAATGTCTGAAGTTGTTAGAATGCTGGAAGGTGATGGACTTGCAGAGAGATGGGAAGCTTCTCAAAGATCAGACAGTGGTTCAAAATGTAGCAACAGGGTGAATGAGTTGATGTCATCATCTTCAGATAGATACTCTGATCTTACTGATGACTCTACTTTACTTGCGCAAGCAATGGAGCTCTCTGGTCCTAGATGA